Proteins encoded in a region of the Paenibacillus sp. W2I17 genome:
- a CDS encoding AMP-binding protein: MMLLADAIRIHASQNPEKTAIFEDVRQISYAELYHGIKLAANTILATEEDFEADELPLVGLLMNNSAAMIEYFLAATKIGMCAAVFDPKWSDANLTEVINECEPRVLVIDVEFKARIPHIPSSTRVITVDTGEPRSLRREEVEPQRSSTEDSLFYMGYTSGTTGRPKGYLRSQRSWIESFAYARETFVHDAGDHVLAPGSLVYSLTLYACIQTLYIGGTFHLTSKFRAEYVLETLATHAVTHLYLVPTMFEALYKAFMASDSVTALPSVRSLITSGDKWSPESKRKVTEVFENAGLYEFYGASELSFVTVLDPEGNRYKPDSIGKPFAGVQVSIREADSTEATEGTVGQLFVKSPMIFAGYYGSEEETSQVVHGEWATVGDLATRDSEGYLYLVGRKKNMIISGGLNIYPEEIEKLLLTLEGIEEVIVVGVPDVYWGQKVSALIKLKMGSEVSDDEIVSLCRRELATYKCPKEIIRVDAFPYTTSGKISRTKLNELLKIKI, from the coding sequence ATGATGTTACTGGCTGATGCGATACGCATACATGCTTCCCAGAATCCAGAGAAAACTGCCATCTTTGAAGATGTCCGGCAGATTTCGTACGCCGAACTATACCATGGAATAAAGCTGGCAGCAAATACAATTCTGGCTACTGAGGAAGATTTCGAAGCCGATGAACTTCCTCTTGTCGGCCTGCTGATGAACAATAGTGCCGCGATGATCGAATACTTTCTTGCAGCCACCAAAATTGGAATGTGTGCTGCTGTATTTGATCCCAAGTGGAGCGATGCAAATCTGACGGAGGTTATTAATGAATGTGAACCTCGTGTGCTTGTCATAGATGTGGAGTTCAAAGCAAGAATACCTCATATTCCATCGTCAACAAGGGTGATTACTGTGGATACAGGTGAACCTCGTTCTCTCAGAAGGGAAGAAGTCGAACCGCAGCGTTCCTCAACTGAAGATAGCCTGTTCTACATGGGATATACCTCTGGGACGACCGGACGACCGAAAGGCTATCTCCGTTCTCAGCGTTCATGGATCGAGAGCTTTGCATATGCGCGTGAAACATTCGTGCATGATGCAGGAGACCATGTATTGGCGCCGGGTTCTTTGGTCTATTCACTTACGTTATATGCGTGCATTCAAACGTTGTATATTGGCGGGACATTCCATCTAACAAGCAAATTCCGAGCGGAATACGTATTGGAGACGTTAGCAACACATGCAGTTACACATCTTTATCTGGTACCTACGATGTTTGAAGCACTCTACAAAGCGTTCATGGCTTCTGATTCAGTTACTGCGCTGCCATCCGTCAGATCTCTCATTACGTCAGGTGATAAATGGTCGCCAGAATCAAAACGGAAGGTGACAGAGGTATTTGAAAATGCAGGTTTGTATGAATTTTATGGTGCATCCGAGCTAAGCTTTGTCACAGTACTTGATCCGGAAGGAAATCGGTATAAGCCTGATTCAATCGGTAAACCGTTTGCCGGTGTGCAGGTATCCATTCGTGAAGCGGATAGTACGGAAGCAACCGAAGGTACAGTAGGGCAATTGTTTGTGAAGAGCCCGATGATCTTTGCCGGATATTATGGTTCCGAGGAAGAAACCAGCCAAGTTGTACATGGTGAATGGGCAACTGTGGGAGACCTTGCAACACGTGATTCCGAAGGCTATTTATATCTGGTTGGTCGAAAGAAAAACATGATTATTAGCGGAGGGCTTAATATATATCCGGAGGAAATCGAGAAGCTGTTGTTAACATTGGAAGGCATTGAGGAGGTCATCGTTGTAGGTGTACCCGATGTATACTGGGGCCAAAAGGTGAGCGCACTTATCAAGCTCAAAATGGGTAGCGAGGTTAGTGATGATGAGATTGTATCATTGTGCCGTCGTGAGCTTGCTACCTACAAGTGTCCAAAGGAAATTATACGGGTGGATGCCTTCCCCTATACAACGAGTGGAAAGATTTCGCGAACAAAACTGAACGAGTTACTGAAAATAAAGATATGA
- a CDS encoding MaoC/PaaZ C-terminal domain-containing protein — protein sequence MDYQSWIGVPTPPKKMVITTDQIVQFTQGFPEEFRPDARSIPLTFPMIWWQQTHLPWMDLPGKIMIHGQQSFTYQCKLKYDAALFYRIELANVRETTGSMGNIHLLDCTMKVTDVMKHPVLVTNTTLILLDSPALQPSYSELEPVYPQYPSEIYYQWDGKHRPSSGELLFDACLGTITSAMLIAYAAASGDNNAIHLDVLKAHEAGAPRRIAQGMLIGGMIGNRLQMLGLDNWILCDIKYRFRSPVMEGDVVRVLVSVINTDNLSHLECSITVYVEHRAGVPSDLLAYEGSVRYMAR from the coding sequence ATGGATTACCAATCGTGGATCGGAGTACCTACTCCTCCCAAGAAAATGGTTATTACCACAGATCAGATTGTCCAATTCACGCAAGGCTTTCCAGAAGAATTTCGTCCCGACGCAAGATCCATTCCTCTCACCTTTCCGATGATATGGTGGCAACAGACACACTTACCCTGGATGGACCTGCCTGGGAAAATTATGATCCATGGTCAACAATCTTTTACATACCAATGTAAATTGAAGTATGATGCAGCTTTATTTTACCGGATTGAACTTGCAAACGTACGCGAAACAACTGGATCTATGGGGAACATCCATCTCCTTGATTGTACAATGAAAGTTACGGACGTCATGAAACACCCCGTACTCGTTACTAACACCACATTAATACTTCTGGACTCTCCAGCGTTGCAGCCTTCGTATTCCGAACTCGAGCCTGTGTATCCGCAATATCCCTCGGAGATATATTATCAGTGGGATGGGAAACACCGTCCCTCATCTGGTGAGCTCCTGTTCGACGCTTGTCTTGGAACCATAACCAGCGCTATGCTCATAGCCTATGCAGCCGCATCGGGCGATAACAACGCAATTCATTTGGACGTTCTCAAAGCACATGAAGCAGGTGCACCTCGCCGAATTGCACAAGGTATGCTTATCGGTGGCATGATTGGAAACCGACTACAAATGCTGGGGTTGGATAACTGGATTCTATGCGATATAAAATACCGATTTCGCTCACCCGTGATGGAAGGGGACGTCGTCCGTGTCCTCGTGAGTGTCATCAACACGGATAACCTCTCCCATCTGGAATGCAGTATCACAGTCTATGTTGAACATCGAGCGGGTGTTCCGTCTGACTTGCTAGCCTATGAAGGATCCGTTCGTTACATGGCCCGTTAA
- a CDS encoding thiolase family protein, with protein sequence MNNMLIPVILSAKRTAIGKYGGMFKETPPEILAAEVIQAILSEIPIPPGDIDDVLLGNAVGGGGNIARLSALQAKLPVEVPGVTIDRQCGSGLEAIHLAARLIQSGAGEVYLAGGVESTSRAPWRLEKPLSLYGSAVPQVITRTRFSPDWIGDPDMGKAANNVAKKYGVTRMDQDEYALSSHKKAIASIQSGRFDNEIVPLSIPEGKQLRIIHTDECPRANTTLTKLAALPSVFEPDGTVTAGNACPLNDGAAIVLIMSMGKALSLGLTPLMKFIDSVAVGVDPNYLGIGPVPAVTKLLSRNRLAMEDIDLVEFNEAFASQVLASLRELHIPTHIVNVGGGALALGHPFGASGAILVTRLFNEMRHIKGARGITTLGIGGGIGLASMWEKCE encoded by the coding sequence ATGAACAATATGTTGATTCCTGTTATTCTCTCCGCGAAGCGAACTGCAATCGGCAAATACGGGGGGATGTTTAAGGAGACACCGCCGGAGATACTGGCTGCAGAAGTCATTCAGGCCATTTTAAGCGAAATTCCCATCCCCCCCGGTGACATTGATGATGTTCTATTGGGGAATGCAGTAGGCGGGGGAGGTAACATCGCCAGGTTATCCGCGTTACAAGCCAAACTTCCAGTAGAGGTCCCTGGCGTGACGATTGATCGTCAATGCGGATCTGGTCTTGAAGCTATTCATTTAGCAGCGAGGCTGATTCAATCAGGTGCCGGGGAAGTGTATCTGGCTGGTGGTGTCGAAAGCACAAGTCGTGCACCCTGGAGATTGGAGAAACCCTTGTCTCTGTACGGGAGTGCAGTACCTCAAGTAATCACTCGCACAAGATTCTCTCCGGATTGGATCGGAGATCCGGATATGGGGAAGGCGGCTAACAACGTTGCTAAAAAGTACGGTGTGACTCGAATGGACCAGGACGAATATGCGCTTTCCAGTCATAAGAAAGCGATTGCTTCAATACAAAGCGGGCGTTTCGACAACGAAATCGTTCCATTGTCTATCCCGGAGGGTAAGCAACTTAGAATCATTCATACAGACGAATGTCCTCGGGCGAATACAACACTTACGAAGCTTGCAGCATTGCCATCTGTTTTCGAACCGGATGGTACAGTGACGGCTGGTAATGCATGTCCATTGAATGATGGTGCCGCTATCGTTTTAATCATGTCAATGGGAAAAGCATTATCGTTAGGACTTACACCCCTAATGAAATTTATCGACAGTGTGGCAGTGGGGGTTGACCCGAACTACTTGGGTATCGGTCCGGTTCCTGCCGTTACCAAGTTGCTCAGCCGAAATCGCTTGGCAATGGAAGACATTGATCTTGTGGAATTCAATGAAGCGTTCGCTTCACAAGTCCTGGCCTCTTTAAGAGAACTGCATATTCCAACTCACATTGTCAATGTGGGAGGCGGGGCACTGGCGCTTGGACACCCGTTCGGTGCTTCGGGAGCTATTCTGGTTACACGTCTATTCAACGAGATGAGGCATATAAAGGGGGCTCGGGGAATCACAACACTGGGTATTGGTGGCGGGATCGGGCTTGCATCAATGTGGGAGAAGTGCGAATAG
- a CDS encoding sugar efflux transporter, whose protein sequence is MKSLLVVLRSPALLLLSVCIFFIGLGYGLTLPFMPLFGVERAGMSPLSLGIFMACGSLSGIIISTLFSRLSDKRPVRKWIIVGSCVSASVGYVFYANTDSYIVLMLVSCTFMALSFSAFPQLFALAREVVEREASEDVTVVMAVLRALVSLAWILGPVMASFIIYQFSYTGLFLVVSLMYMLVAIFVLMIRAQESREPGGGTELSSDSVRSFKRLLMAPQIIFSLLAFMAFELANTMGGIVTPLYVTQELQGGKLDVGMISGVNAALQVPTMIILGILAKRFGSITVMKCAGLFGVAYFSLFWFTQSGWQIIAIQIFSAIFIAIVLGVGMTFFQDLVPKMTGTATTLYNNANIIGSMGGGLLAGGVGNYFGFKIVIACSAALAFLGFVLLLVPNANKKVVRHVGGDTYES, encoded by the coding sequence TTGAAAAGTCTTTTGGTTGTCCTGAGAAGCCCGGCCTTACTTTTATTATCCGTGTGCATTTTTTTTATTGGTTTGGGATACGGGTTAACGCTACCATTCATGCCATTATTCGGAGTAGAACGGGCAGGAATGAGCCCCTTATCATTAGGGATCTTTATGGCGTGTGGATCGTTAAGCGGCATTATCATTAGTACGCTTTTTAGTCGATTGTCCGATAAAAGGCCTGTGCGCAAGTGGATCATTGTTGGATCATGTGTATCTGCCTCTGTAGGTTATGTATTCTATGCAAATACGGATAGTTACATTGTGTTAATGCTGGTTTCCTGTACTTTCATGGCCTTGTCATTCTCGGCCTTTCCGCAATTATTTGCTCTTGCGAGAGAAGTGGTCGAGAGGGAGGCGAGTGAAGATGTCACCGTTGTTATGGCTGTATTGCGAGCTCTGGTGTCTCTGGCCTGGATTCTTGGTCCTGTAATGGCGTCTTTTATAATCTACCAGTTCTCGTACACAGGCCTGTTTCTGGTTGTTTCGTTGATGTACATGCTCGTTGCCATATTTGTACTGATGATTCGAGCACAAGAGAGTCGGGAACCGGGGGGTGGAACGGAATTATCATCTGACTCCGTACGCAGTTTCAAGCGCCTGCTGATGGCGCCGCAGATTATATTTTCATTACTTGCTTTTATGGCATTTGAGTTGGCTAATACGATGGGGGGCATTGTAACTCCCTTATATGTTACGCAAGAGTTGCAAGGCGGGAAGCTGGACGTTGGCATGATCTCGGGTGTTAACGCAGCCTTGCAGGTCCCCACCATGATCATTTTGGGAATACTGGCCAAAAGGTTTGGTAGTATCACAGTTATGAAATGCGCGGGATTGTTTGGAGTCGCCTATTTTTCACTATTTTGGTTTACCCAATCGGGATGGCAGATCATTGCTATCCAGATATTCAGTGCCATTTTTATCGCGATTGTACTTGGAGTTGGAATGACGTTTTTTCAGGATTTGGTTCCTAAAATGACAGGCACGGCCACAACGTTGTACAACAATGCAAACATCATTGGTTCCATGGGTGGTGGATTACTAGCCGGAGGAGTCGGAAATTATTTTGGTTTTAAAATAGTGATTGCCTGTTCGGCAGCACTTGCCTTCCTGGGATTTGTATTATTATTGGTGCCAAACGCAAATAAAAAGGTAGTACGGCATGTGGGAGGAGATACGTATGAAAGCTAG
- a CDS encoding acyl-CoA dehydrogenase family protein codes for MNFELTEQQKQIQSAARHFVDELLIPLEPELLRNEREGRPGIELRQIRELQQKAKTQGLWGIETPEEYGGANLGTVTSALLKMELGRTCIPFVFGGEADNILYLCDETQQNKYLLPVIAGERQSCFAITERSAGSDASRIEMRAERVADGWVLNGEKVFITNGNEADFAIVFAVTDVQAEPGKGITCFLVDRDMGWTSEPIPTMGGDKSPSVLTFNHVFVPNGNVLGEEGQGLTTAMQWISRGRWVIPAIAVGASGRLIHMAIDYVKERSTFGEQLASRQSIQWMIADSAVELEALKWLVLYTAWRVEQGLDARHHATMSKLYGAGRANDIVDRVLQIFGGIGYSKDLPIERWYREMRVWRIFEGTDEIQRMIISRNLLKGHVRIGEWD; via the coding sequence ATGAATTTTGAATTGACAGAGCAACAGAAGCAGATTCAATCCGCCGCACGCCATTTTGTGGACGAGCTACTGATTCCGTTGGAACCTGAATTATTGCGTAACGAGCGTGAGGGAAGACCCGGGATCGAACTTAGGCAGATTAGAGAGCTTCAACAAAAGGCGAAAACACAGGGCCTGTGGGGTATTGAGACACCAGAAGAGTATGGGGGAGCAAATCTTGGAACGGTCACTAGTGCACTCCTGAAAATGGAGCTAGGACGCACGTGTATTCCGTTTGTCTTCGGAGGGGAAGCAGACAATATCCTGTACCTTTGCGACGAGACACAGCAGAACAAGTATTTGCTTCCTGTTATTGCGGGCGAGAGGCAGTCCTGTTTTGCAATAACGGAGCGTTCGGCAGGTTCCGATGCAAGTCGAATTGAGATGAGGGCTGAGCGTGTGGCAGATGGTTGGGTACTCAATGGGGAGAAAGTATTTATCACAAATGGAAACGAGGCAGATTTTGCGATTGTTTTTGCAGTGACTGATGTCCAGGCAGAGCCGGGCAAAGGGATCACTTGTTTTCTGGTGGACCGGGACATGGGATGGACGTCAGAGCCGATTCCTACGATGGGTGGGGATAAAAGTCCTTCTGTACTTACGTTTAACCACGTGTTCGTGCCAAACGGAAATGTGCTCGGTGAAGAGGGGCAGGGGTTAACAACAGCAATGCAGTGGATCAGTCGAGGGCGTTGGGTGATTCCGGCTATTGCTGTGGGTGCGTCTGGCAGGCTGATCCATATGGCCATTGACTATGTTAAAGAACGGTCGACATTTGGAGAGCAGTTGGCAAGCCGGCAGAGCATCCAATGGATGATTGCCGACTCTGCGGTTGAGCTGGAGGCTCTGAAATGGCTGGTATTATACACGGCTTGGAGGGTGGAGCAGGGGCTGGATGCAAGACATCATGCGACGATGTCCAAGTTGTACGGTGCAGGTAGAGCAAACGATATTGTGGATCGGGTCCTTCAGATTTTTGGCGGAATCGGATATTCGAAGGACTTGCCGATCGAGCGTTGGTATCGGGAAATGCGAGTATGGAGAATCTTCGAGGGCACAGACGAGATTCAACGCATGATTATTTCCCGCAATCTGCTCAAGGGTCATGTCCGAATTGGAGAGTGGGATTAA
- a CDS encoding adenine deaminase C-terminal domain-containing protein gives MNVYTGEVEQANIYLSGSRIAYVGAKELPTSDQTQVVELEKGQVVVPGYIEPHAHPCQMYNPYTWGEALLQKGTVLSINDNLSLLTFLGTEALSFIEKLEETSHHMFLWWCNIDRPDRADPMTMEKWLQHNLVIQSGELTEWPKLLANDEVLLEQLYLTKAHYGMRAEGHLPGVSYEKISTMAAAGITADHEALHADDVLRRLKAGLYASLRYSSIRPDLPHLLKGMKGDSRFNMNRMMLTSDGPSPNYVEKTSCASMIKICLDTGIPVADAYRLATLNPAVYYGLDEDLGGIAPGRLACLNILTSINEPEPLHVLQRGEWVVHNQTRVMKPDESGVRTWLHSTFPSRRTIVNLRLDQMETLTDTGIELVNDVITQSYHFDPRAELGTDENWMTFLDVNGSWVINTRIKGFACGVKALASTYNASNDTLLLGRSLSAMREASQELELRGEGILVYFVDGEQLYIPLPLSGAMSLESVASIGASVDQFNEKMRVHGYRFGDPLYSLLFLTASHLPYIRVSNKGLYLVKTGEIVLPATPLVNTVRKVK, from the coding sequence TTGAACGTATACACAGGGGAAGTTGAACAAGCGAATATCTATCTGTCCGGAAGTCGTATTGCCTACGTTGGAGCGAAGGAACTACCCACTTCAGACCAGACCCAGGTCGTTGAATTGGAGAAAGGTCAAGTTGTTGTTCCAGGATATATTGAACCTCATGCACACCCATGCCAAATGTACAACCCTTATACTTGGGGAGAAGCTCTGTTACAAAAAGGTACGGTCTTGTCCATTAATGATAATCTGTCTTTGTTAACGTTTCTAGGAACTGAAGCTTTGTCATTCATTGAGAAGTTGGAGGAGACAAGTCACCATATGTTCCTATGGTGGTGTAACATTGACCGTCCTGATCGAGCTGATCCAATGACTATGGAAAAGTGGCTGCAACATAACCTTGTGATACAGAGCGGGGAACTGACCGAATGGCCCAAACTGCTGGCGAACGACGAAGTATTGCTAGAGCAGCTTTATCTTACGAAGGCTCATTATGGGATGAGAGCGGAAGGACATTTGCCTGGCGTTTCTTATGAAAAAATAAGTACCATGGCTGCAGCGGGCATCACAGCTGATCACGAGGCTCTTCATGCCGACGATGTACTTAGACGATTAAAAGCGGGGCTATACGCCTCTCTTCGATACTCATCTATTCGTCCTGATTTGCCACACCTCCTTAAAGGGATGAAAGGTGATTCCCGGTTCAATATGAACCGAATGATGCTAACCAGCGATGGACCGTCACCGAACTATGTGGAGAAGACGAGCTGTGCCAGCATGATCAAGATCTGTCTGGACACGGGAATACCTGTAGCGGATGCCTATCGTCTTGCTACCTTAAATCCGGCAGTATATTACGGTCTGGATGAAGACTTAGGCGGGATTGCACCAGGCAGGCTGGCTTGTTTGAACATCTTAACCTCCATAAATGAACCTGAGCCACTGCATGTCCTGCAACGAGGTGAGTGGGTGGTCCATAATCAGACACGAGTGATGAAACCAGATGAATCAGGGGTACGCACTTGGCTGCACTCCACTTTTCCGTCTCGTCGAACGATCGTTAACCTGAGGCTGGACCAGATGGAAACTCTAACCGACACCGGTATTGAACTGGTGAATGATGTCATCACCCAATCGTACCATTTTGATCCCCGAGCGGAACTGGGAACAGATGAGAACTGGATGACATTTCTGGATGTTAACGGAAGTTGGGTGATCAATACCCGAATCAAAGGTTTTGCGTGTGGGGTCAAGGCATTAGCAAGTACGTACAACGCTTCGAACGATACACTTTTGCTTGGGCGATCTCTGTCTGCCATGCGCGAAGCGTCTCAGGAGTTGGAACTTCGCGGGGAAGGTATATTAGTATATTTTGTGGATGGGGAGCAATTGTACATTCCTCTTCCTCTCAGTGGAGCTATGAGCTTGGAGAGCGTGGCATCAATCGGCGCTAGTGTCGATCAGTTCAATGAGAAAATGCGTGTCCACGGTTACCGATTTGGTGATCCTCTGTATTCTCTTTTATTTCTGACAGCTTCACATTTGCCGTATATTCGTGTATCGAATAAAGGGTTGTATCTGGTTAAAACAGGTGAGATAGTGCTCCCGGCTACCCCCTTAGTTAATACAGTAAGGAAGGTGAAATGA
- a CDS encoding glycosyltransferase, with protein MKASVIILSHNQKEVIQACLTSLSRQRLCEGDQYEVVVIDNGSIDGTGEMIDGLTYDFPIRYNYIPSTEQSSRAAARNKGITIANGDVIVFLDGDQLAGPDFIYEHLRVHKLAEGKLVIGFRRYLSEKSIDITSLNPGWVHTAITSSEADERFQLMERFSENGSAFRTAWHLSFSCNFSVNREILIRSGMFDEGFKGWGLEDSELGYRLQQTGGTFVLNKKALTFHIFHPSEFDENRYDGWKTNLDHFLECHPMFEVQAQNILKEFFNPGIRKSWWDCYIRFEKVVRAHQGYEGDRLPVSIIVVYAEGPELIQTISAEAAYREVLIIDKTPSSDLDIFCQCINEKFDVLYYEHPSEDQLIDLYHQYAVRGIVKHEIFK; from the coding sequence ATGAAAGCTAGTGTAATTATTCTATCGCATAATCAGAAAGAAGTGATTCAGGCCTGTTTGACTTCCTTATCTCGACAACGTTTGTGTGAAGGAGATCAATACGAAGTTGTTGTTATTGATAATGGGTCTATAGACGGCACGGGAGAGATGATTGACGGGCTTACGTATGATTTTCCTATACGATATAACTACATTCCTTCTACAGAGCAATCAAGTCGGGCAGCGGCACGAAACAAGGGGATTACTATCGCGAATGGAGATGTGATCGTCTTCCTTGACGGAGATCAACTCGCCGGACCGGACTTTATCTATGAGCATTTGAGAGTGCACAAGCTGGCCGAGGGGAAACTTGTTATAGGGTTTCGAAGATATTTGAGTGAAAAGAGCATTGATATAACATCGTTAAATCCGGGATGGGTGCATACTGCTATTACATCATCAGAAGCAGATGAACGATTTCAGCTCATGGAACGTTTTTCGGAAAATGGAAGCGCATTCCGCACAGCGTGGCATCTGTCTTTCAGTTGCAATTTCTCGGTAAACAGAGAAATACTGATCCGATCGGGTATGTTTGACGAAGGGTTCAAGGGGTGGGGGTTGGAAGACAGTGAGCTTGGCTATCGTCTGCAACAGACTGGGGGAACGTTCGTATTGAACAAAAAAGCGTTAACCTTCCATATCTTTCACCCTTCCGAGTTTGATGAGAATCGTTATGATGGTTGGAAAACGAATCTGGATCATTTCCTCGAATGTCATCCGATGTTTGAAGTACAGGCGCAAAACATCTTAAAAGAATTTTTTAATCCAGGAATTAGAAAATCATGGTGGGATTGTTATATTCGCTTCGAGAAGGTTGTAAGAGCACATCAGGGTTACGAGGGGGATCGATTACCTGTCAGCATCATTGTTGTCTATGCCGAGGGCCCGGAACTGATCCAGACCATTTCGGCAGAAGCTGCGTATAGAGAAGTGTTGATTATAGATAAGACACCATCATCGGACCTGGATATCTTTTGCCAATGTATTAACGAAAAATTTGATGTTTTGTATTACGAGCATCCTTCGGAAGATCAGTTAATCGACTTATATCATCAGTATGCAGTCAGGGGAATTGTGAAACATGAAATTTTCAAGTGA
- a CDS encoding glycosyltransferase — translation MKKKRIFIGMMAGMGRVNRCLPIALKLREMGHEVAFTIWGNAGVAMEQMGFTYIPIPVIPAPKGQVFHPSFKDMNHFLSMMGYSDPVYMRNELEARLRVTIGFKPDLVISDSSVPAAFIACKLGIPLVSMNQSSTLPGGLPFTTNYGLYGDIPDVTNVLNGALVEYGLPETDNILTFLAGNLALLPSIPDFDPVQIGKQPVPIEYIGPVVWRDTNETGMPANWLMKSDNNRRPRVFVYTSRLVEWGVESGGHIFREAVRALGNTSTELLIATGFNPLEGDSVDVPPNVHFTSYVSGVMAAEHSDVMIHHGGHGSCMTTILTGTPSLVIPTWAEREFNAKQLQDVGGGRVMSPDEVTGSALAETVNAMMTNGDMDKAVALKENVCASQYGGAERAAELIRRLL, via the coding sequence TTGAAGAAAAAACGCATTTTTATTGGGATGATGGCCGGGATGGGGAGAGTGAATCGTTGTCTTCCCATAGCACTAAAGTTACGAGAGATGGGACATGAGGTGGCGTTCACAATCTGGGGAAATGCCGGGGTCGCGATGGAACAGATGGGTTTTACCTATATTCCGATTCCAGTTATTCCTGCTCCCAAGGGACAGGTTTTCCACCCAAGCTTCAAGGATATGAATCACTTTTTGTCCATGATGGGGTACTCGGACCCTGTTTACATGCGAAATGAGCTTGAAGCTCGTCTGCGGGTAACCATCGGTTTTAAACCGGACCTTGTTATTTCCGATTCGAGTGTCCCCGCAGCGTTCATTGCCTGTAAGCTGGGCATTCCTCTCGTTTCTATGAATCAGTCCAGCACACTTCCAGGAGGTCTTCCTTTTACAACGAATTATGGATTATATGGAGACATACCAGATGTCACGAATGTGTTGAACGGAGCGTTGGTTGAGTATGGTCTGCCTGAAACGGACAACATTCTCACATTTCTGGCGGGTAATCTTGCCCTTCTTCCGAGCATACCGGATTTTGATCCGGTACAGATCGGGAAGCAGCCCGTTCCAATTGAATATATCGGTCCCGTGGTATGGAGAGATACAAATGAGACAGGAATGCCTGCGAACTGGTTGATGAAATCAGACAACAACAGGCGGCCTCGTGTATTTGTGTACACAAGTCGTCTCGTGGAATGGGGGGTGGAGAGTGGTGGTCATATTTTCAGGGAAGCCGTTAGAGCACTCGGTAACACTTCGACGGAACTTTTGATTGCTACTGGTTTTAATCCATTGGAAGGGGACAGCGTGGATGTTCCCCCTAATGTACACTTCACCTCATATGTATCGGGAGTTATGGCAGCCGAGCATAGCGATGTCATGATTCACCATGGCGGACATGGTAGTTGCATGACAACGATCTTAACAGGCACGCCGTCGTTGGTCATTCCGACCTGGGCAGAACGTGAGTTTAACGCCAAGCAGTTACAGGACGTTGGCGGTGGCAGAGTAATGTCCCCGGATGAGGTTACGGGGTCTGCTCTAGCTGAGACCGTTAACGCGATGATGACTAATGGAGACATGGATAAGGCTGTGGCGCTGAAGGAAAACGTCTGTGCTTCGCAGTACGGAGGAGCCGAGCGTGCAGCTGAACTCATTCGTCGGTTGTTGTAA
- a CDS encoding SDR family NAD(P)-dependent oxidoreductase, translating into MLLEGQVAVITGSSRGIGRATAIRMAQEGAKVVVNGVQEGGVWDVVQLIRDQGGTAIGVVESVASMAGGERIISEGLREFGKIDILVNNAGVVHDKMAHKMSETEWDLVLNSHLKGAFACIRSALPSMRERREGSIINMISVAGLTGMIGQLNYSAAKAGLIGMTWTLSLELESYGINVNAVSPAARTDMTMPYIERAKQTAEMKGEPFPEYWKVGSAEDVAELMLSLCLPRCRRVTGQIFSVNGGKIGVWSPPEHRIVATQSSRENGWEAGELFEQVLSAYVKV; encoded by the coding sequence TTGTTGTTAGAGGGACAGGTAGCAGTCATTACGGGTTCCAGCCGAGGAATTGGGCGTGCAACCGCAATACGTATGGCACAAGAAGGAGCCAAGGTAGTTGTCAACGGTGTACAAGAAGGTGGGGTATGGGACGTTGTTCAGTTGATTCGGGATCAGGGTGGGACCGCTATTGGGGTCGTTGAATCCGTCGCAAGCATGGCCGGTGGTGAACGCATCATATCGGAGGGTCTTCGCGAATTCGGCAAGATTGATATCCTGGTGAACAACGCCGGAGTTGTTCACGATAAGATGGCCCATAAAATGAGTGAAACCGAGTGGGATCTTGTATTGAATTCGCATCTTAAGGGAGCCTTTGCTTGTATCCGGTCCGCTCTGCCGAGCATGAGGGAACGAAGGGAAGGCAGCATTATTAATATGATCTCCGTGGCGGGCTTGACCGGAATGATCGGGCAATTAAATTACAGTGCTGCCAAAGCCGGATTGATAGGCATGACGTGGACACTTTCGCTGGAACTTGAATCTTATGGCATTAATGTGAATGCAGTTTCTCCCGCAGCGCGTACTGACATGACAATGCCCTATATCGAACGGGCGAAGCAGACCGCCGAAATGAAAGGTGAGCCGTTTCCCGAGTACTGGAAAGTAGGTTCAGCGGAAGATGTGGCCGAATTGATGCTTTCCTTATGTCTGCCGCGTTGCCGTAGGGTTACCGGTCAGATCTTCTCTGTTAATGGTGGAAAGATCGGTGTGTGGTCCCCTCCAGAGCACCGTATAGTTGCCACCCAATCCAGTAGGGAGAACGGTTGGGAAGCAGGCGAACTCTTTGAGCAAGTGTTGTCAGCCTACGTGAAAGTGTAG